The DNA window GACTCCCTCCGTTTGATATGGACATGAGGGTTGCAAAAAGTGTGGCTTCCATTCCTTCTGGACATAATTTTGCTGCTAGAACAAGAACAGGCATGAAAGACGCCTgcaggaaaagaagaaatttactTCACTAAATTCTGCTGAAAATCGATGGCACTTGATTAGATACAACATTGTACAAAAGTATATATTACCTGACCAAGAACCGTTATAATCAACGAATCCCCAATCGCAAACCACTCGTCGCTTATACCCCACTCACGATTTAACCCCGTTACAAGGAGAACCTAGAAAATGATCAGAAAAACATGATAAGCAGATAACAAAGAATGGACCACAAACATGAACAGGTGAAATGTTTCCATCATGTCACAGACCTGGCTCATTCCAAGTGCACTGCCAAAAATGGTGGTTACTAGAAAAATTTTCCTCAGAGGGACTTTCTTAAGAAATCCATTATAAAGCCCAACGCCGACAAGCGATGCTATTGATGTAACAAGCTTGACACGCCCTAGAAATTCGGGAGTGAATCCAAGTTTATTTGTGCTGAGAAAAGATCAAACCCACGGTTATTCGGATATAAATTAGATGCCGAGAGCAGAAAATCTTTAAAGCGACTAAAATGTGGAAAGGGGATAAAGTTTAGAAAGACAACGGCCATACGTAAAGAAGAACATGGCAGAATCTGATTGTGGTGTTGCCTGccacaagaaaataaataatgttggAAGAAACACATTTCGTTGACTAACAGCATCCCACAATTCAACAACGTGCTGTCTTGAGCTCCCAAGAAAATCATAGCTAGCTGAAGGACGATTTATTCCTCTCACAGGCTGCTCTTTTACAAGAACTGCCACCACAGATGTTATCAATGGCAACAAAGCTGTGACTCCAAAAACAAACCTGAGACGCCCAAAGCGATTGTTAGAATTCACAGctccaaaaaccaaaatttattaCTAACTTGTCAAACTGTATCAATTTCTatcctaaattttcaatttaataaaattgcaCCCAAACTTAGATAAGCAttacaatttaataaaattgcaCCCAAACTTAGATAAGCATTACAATTTTAACCTTAAACTTGAAAAGTATTTCAACTTTTATCCTCTGTTAAggtttcatttgaaaaatcgttaaaaataaaatacattttcattaatcAAACTTAAATTTGTGTCGCACATTATTCTTCAAATTAGTGAGTTTATGAAGATTTTTACATTACAGTTTGTTAAAATGAGTGAGTAAATTAGCAGAAATTGAATCAATGATAGAAACTATTACACCTATCTAAGTCTAGGGTCCAAATGGAATTGAAAGTTAAAGTGTGAAACTTGATTCAACTCAACAAGCTTAGagttaaaaaagtaaaattttccCTCTATGTAAGTTGTAACATCCACGCATGAAGAAATACAGTACCTTACACCATATGCATCCACCAGTGAACCACTAAAGTAGGAACTCACTATTCCACCAAAAGCTGAAGAACCCCAACATAAGGACTGAAGAGATCCTGACATACTTTGGGATTCACCACGAGCCCTCTCAACTACCATGGAATCTACAACCTGTACCAAACTTCCAATGTATCAGAAAAAGGAACCCCAGGTTGcaaattatgtaattatgGCTAATGTACATTGATGAGCCTTTGTCAAGGAGATTGAAGAGATAGAGATACACAGGACACTATTGAATATTGACATTCTTATGCTCACAAGAATAAACATATACTTCACCTAAAATGTagcttttgtttattttctctctaaagAAAATGCTACAGTATAGTTTTGCTCATAAAGGTCAAACTTGACCGTTTAGTGGGGGAAATGCCAGCCATTAAACATTATACAATCGAGTCAAAGCCCATTCTCCTGATTCTGTCTTACTGGtgaagaaaagggaaaggcTGGAGAGCAATGTGGCCGTTGAAAGTTGGGAAGACTCTCATCCAGTAAAAGTGAGCAAATTGACATGTAGTAAAAAGGTGCGCCAAACTTGCTCCATTTCTATATATAGAACACACCAGTTTGGAGAGGAGACGAGCCATGGGACTTTCTTGAGCAAGGCGTCAGCTGTACTGATGCATCCATGAGTAAGTTTCCAAATGAAAATTCTCACAAGGGCCTTTCCCTACGATGGGGTAAAGATCTTATTGCAGGATATGGCCACTAGgtgataattttttagtaaGGGACTTTGCCGCATAGGATCCTTTTGTATCCAAGATCTAATTCCATTGATCATCTATGTTGGGACTTGTTGCCGGAGCCCAAATCCCATGAAGCATTTTTCCCATTTCATAAATGGTTCTGTCTTTTCAAATGATAAAGCATATAGTCTTGGGAAGGCGGCTTTAAGAGGCGAGCGATAATGtcttttatgatttatgataaAACATATGCAGGCAGAGGCGAGGGACACTCTGTCAGATGACAAATTGACGCCCAAGAACTCtgattttttatgatttatgccAAGGCCCAAAGCTTCTTCGGGGATGTAAGCATATCTTTATTTCAAGATGAGAGGATGCTGTCATCTGCAAACTGCCGGTAGTTAATGGAGAGAATCCCATCACCAACCTCAAAACCCTTTATGGAACTTCTTTTAGGTTCTTGAGATAGCATGACTAGAAATTAGCCACAATTgtaaagaggaaaagggagAAGGGATCACTGTGGCAATGACCCCTCGAGTCTATGATCTTACCCCTTGGTTCTCTGTCGATGATGATAGAATAATTTTCCGTAGAGATACAACCCCAGATCCATCTTCTCCACTTTGGGTTAAACCCTTTAGCAGTCACTAACTCGCTAAGAAAGTCTCGATCAACCATGTCAACGTCCTTCTCAATTATAGTGCCGACATCATCCTCACGCCTTTTGGTTGATAAGTGTTAGTCTGAATGATGGTGGGTTCGGACCCTATTATTACTAAGCCTTTCGCTAGGGGCATGGGAATGACTTTGTATTCGAGCAAAAAATTCATCCCTAACACGATGTCGAAGTCGTCCAACTTAATTAtcacaaaatcaaattttccaGTTCAAGTCCCCAGCTTGATCAAAGTTCTCTTTCCAACTCCTGAGATATGCAGGGGTACTGAATTGATGGGTTTCATCCTTCCGGTGTCTCGATGCcaattttatttgatcttaGTTCTTCTTTGGCTCAAGATTGGATTGATCCCTTGAAATTCCTCTTCCACATGAATTCAGTTTTTCATTTGTTAGGCTGGTTTTCTCGACTTTTATACAGCCGAAGGTTGCTCAGTTCCATTCTCTTAATACATCCTTTAGTGCTTTGAGTTTCTGTATAACACCGTGACCT is part of the Cucurbita pepo subsp. pepo cultivar mu-cu-16 chromosome LG03, ASM280686v2, whole genome shotgun sequence genome and encodes:
- the LOC111790478 gene encoding folate-biopterin transporter 1, chloroplastic-like isoform X2, which produces MGAFIYNVDVILELERVKVTFGCFSSYCNDREGLLPYNGKSTAHKKYFSSTIKIFGVDLSPDNVAVAMVYFVQGVLGLARLAVSFYLKDDLHLDPAETAVVSGFSAFPWLVKPLYGFISDSVPLFGYRRRSYLILSGLLGALSWTLMATLVDSKYGAAFCILLGSLSVAFSDVVVDSMVVERARGESQSMSGSLQSLCWGSSAFGGIVSSYFSGSLVDAYGVRFVFGVTALLPLITSVVAVLVKEQPVRGINRPSASYDFLGSSRQHVVELWDAVSQRNVFLPTLFIFLWQATPQSDSAMFFFTTNKLGFTPEFLGRVKLVTSIASLVGVGLYNGFLKKVPLRKIFLVTTIFGSALGMSQVLLVTGLNREWGISDEWFAIGDSLIITVLGQASFMPVLVLAAKLCPEGMEATLFATLMSISNGGSLLGGLIGAGLTQLFGVTKDSFDNLSTLIILCNLSSLLPLPLLGLLPQESPDSNSETTDMELKSN
- the LOC111790478 gene encoding folate-biopterin transporter 1, chloroplastic-like isoform X3, whose product is MVYFVQGVLGLARLAVSFYLKDDLHLDPAETAVVSGFSAFPWLVKPLYGFISDSVPLFGYRRRSYLILSGLLGALSWTLMATLVDSKYGAAFCILLGSLSVAFSDVVVDSMVVERARGESQSMSGSLQSLCWGSSAFGGIVSSYFSGSLVDAYGVRFVFGVTALLPLITSVVAVLVKEQPVRGINRPSASYDFLGSSRQHVVELWDAVSQRNVFLPTLFIFLWQATPQSDSAMFFFTTNKLGFTPEFLGRVKLVTSIASLVGVGLYNGFLKKVPLRKIFLVTTIFGSALGMSQVLLVTGLNREWGISDEWFAIGDSLIITVLGQASFMPVLVLAAKLCPEGMEATLFATLMSISNGGSLLGGLIGAGLTQLFGVTKDSFDNLSTLIILCNLSSLLPLPLLGLLPQESPDSNSETTDMELKSN